The genomic segment TTATGAACATGTCTTAAGTACTAGATGTATTGCCCACTTTTGTTGCCTCATTTCACTTACTGATCAGTAGAGTCTTCAATATCATCAGATTTTGTGCAGATAAAGTGAATGTATCTGCACTCCCCACCGTTTCCTATGCGACTGCTGACATTATTCAAGATTTCCCAGGATTCTTTCTCTGATGCTGCTCGATTGATTTCAGTTACAATCCACACAGCAGAACAGTTTCCAACAATCTGGAACATCAATAAAGATATAATAGTGATCAATAATATGTGTTGAtacgtttcttttttctttatatagCAGTACATTACCCCTTTCCACATTGTGTCTCTGCTCTTGTTACGGTCTCCATTTCCAGGAAGGTCCACAAGAGTGATGTGCTGGGGAAAATCATGAGGCACTTTGACAGTCACACACTTCACAAGAGGCCAATACCACCTTTTCATGCCTTCTTCTCCTCCATGATTTGTTTCAGTTCTTGTGTATTTAATCAGTCTAGCAGATAGCTCTTTAGCCTGCGAGAAATGGAAAGAAGGTAAACAtggaaaattttactttaaatcaaaagtgcttgtttagtttaatttacaAAACCAAGTTTACAAGTTTCATTGAGAAATGTTCCTCTCTATGAAGAATGGAGGCTTGCAAAACCAGAAATAACATGGGAATTAGTGGTTGGGctcaattaacatttttaattgagttaatcgcagggtctgtaattaattatttgtaaataatcacattttaattgaaaactatatgtaaaattagcaaaatttttaattcaacatcCCTTTTTGcttctaaattattgaatagaCAGATGAGACAGgaaagatatttattattttcagtctgttatttaggttattcaacCAGAAacagattggtgcaaagtgctaTTATGCCCTCTCACcattcaaatatttcagaaattccTGATAATGcctgtaatttaaaatatacttctttaaaaatatgaactgTAGACACTGACATTATTCATTGACTTATTCAACAAATTAgtactgaaacacaaaaacatatgaGCTGCTTTGCATTAACAATTTATGGATAAATCTGGGTGTGTAGCTGGCAAAGCAGGAGATGGAAACTTCTGGGCAGATATTTAGCTTTAGGTGTGATTTGGAAAGGAAGATTGAAGAGTCATGTGTTCAGCCAGGTATGTATGTACACACCTTTCGGGTATTTATATACGCATGTATACTTTTAGAATGGATCCTACACAatactttataaataatatcCCTGGTGTTTTAGTTAAAGAGGATGAGTGGCACTAGATGTTCAGCTTGCACATTGTTGTTAGCAAACCCTCTCTCCATGTTTAGTAAGTTTCTAAAACATTTGTGGCCATTGTCAAGTGGTTTAATTTAATATGACTAAAATACCAttctctttctttattatttgtggcatataaatgattaaatgaaacCACTTATATATTTCCAATTATTCCTGATTTTGGCTGTCCTGGTTTTTCATAGTAACACTTTCAACAATTCATTCACCATCTCACACTTACTGTTTCACATGACAGTATCTTTACTGTGGATTGAAGAAATTGTGgtatttttttgaaatatttgggGTCCATTAGTTGTTTAGAAGATTTCTGTTTCCATTCCTCTCCATAGAGTGCAGACAGCTTTTCAGCCAGATCCTGAtaatcatcatcctcatcctctttTTTCTGATCTTCAGTATTCTCTTGAAACTGACTCACTGACCACAACTCATCTTTCCATTCCTgggcataaaaaaaatgattgattaGTTCTATTCCATTGTGATTCTTCAGTTCATGTGAAACAGGAGGGAATATTTCTGTAGTTCTTTTACCTCTTTAGTGATAAATTCAATATGTGCCTCATACTTTTTATTGCACATGTTTGCCTCCACTTTAATCATGACTGAAGTACATGCATCAACATCTCCAGACGGCAAAAGTTTCCTCTCATCAATGAGAGCGTTTATCAAACTGGTCTTTCCAGCTCCAGTTTTACCAAAAACACCAACCAGTTCTCTTCTGTCTGTCTCTAGATCCTTAATTTTATCCctgtgaaaaaataaaggtGTGCTgatttattaacttttaaaacatattaattaatgagtatatttatatttaaaattttattgtaaCAGTGATCTGAAACTGAGAATATTAACTTCTGAAGTCTTTTGTAAATACAAGGAGGTTGGAAAAGATTTTGATCACATCGCAGAAAACTGAGTTAGGAAGAGGAGGCATTGAACTTGTTCCATTATTACACAGAAAATACAGTCATCAACAACGGGgggaaaatatgaaacaacaGCAACATCACATAAAGACTGAGACTCTGCCAATAGCTTGGTAATAACAAAAGCGTAGCTTGAGAAATTTCCAGATAGTATTTGTTGTGGTGTTAACGTTACAATAGTAAACTGTATTCCCCACATGCCTGGATCAGGGGGATTGAAAAACAGAAGCATCTTCAGAATTTACTAAAACTcccagaaaacatgaagaagaacaATTCTTTACAAACTTCTAGTTTGTAAAGTGCAGTTTAGCCTGTACATTACGAATATGTTTGTATTCTTCAGGAGTTGGGGTTTAGTTGAATGAAGTGTATGATTCTTGCCATAAATGCTTTTAGTTTCTCAAACTCAAAGTTTTCTGTATATTAAAACTTCTTGATTACTTAGCAATACCATGTGTGTTTCAATCCAGTGATCATATAGTGAGGTCAGATCAAATTACCTCTTTTGCCTCCAGATTTCCTTAAGATATGTTAATCCCCTTATTTACTACATTTACCTAAAGTGATTTGGCAAAAAATCAGTCTTTACTAGAGACACAGTCACAAGAACTTTCTATATGAACATCATTTGGTTGgcaaatgtcctttttttattttagaggttaaaacaaaacttcctGTCTAGAGAAAGAAGAGGAGTCAAGGGGGAAGCGATGGGAGAGAAGATTGTGTTTTAGATATGATCTGGAGCCTCACATATAAAGTGTGCGTACGGTACCCTTATTGCACAATGCGGCATGTGTCAAAATGAACCTGCTGGgaaattttgcataaatatatgCAAACTTTTTACCTGCCAAGAAAATATGTGGCAgccacacaattttttttttttcttttgtagacAGTAACAAACTACAAAGCACCAGAGCTCAcctaaatacattaaaatctcCCTTCATTCACTGTTCTTTAGACCAAGAAGTATTGAACACGATGTTTACGATGAAACTGAACCACGCTTGTCCTCAAAAGAACTGCAAACAAGTgaagtttgattgtttttaatgtgatatGAAGGCGTGTAGAcaataacacaaacaaaagtaGTTGCGCGAAGGAGTGCTGTGTTTTTGGGGAACATTTTGactctgatggagaacatcacCAATGGAAGCATTTGGAGGGAGCGTAAGTTCAGAgatcatattgatctgctggAACCTGATGACAATGGTTTATTAGCATTTAGCTTCGCGCAGAACTTAAACTATTTGTATTATTGTGAGGTGACCTTATGTGCcctgaaaacacaataaaatatataataattactGTTATAAACACTGTTTCTACTGCATGCAAGGaccgttgccatggttattgcTTCACATAGTGGCAGCCTTCCGGGTTTTTATACTAACTCACAGATGTATTTATGGGTGGCGACAGGGCGGAATTGCAGCTGTTCTCTTTTTCCTGTAAACTGGCATTTATAAAAGAAAGGTGAGCAGGAATGCGCGTATGCACGGCTTTGTACATCTGAACTTTTTTGTGTGCCACACTTTTCCAAATTTGTCCATATGCCAATTTTTTGTGTGGAAGCTCTTTTATGCATGAGACGTCTGGTCAATTCATGTGCAGATGAGAGAAGAGACTTGAACAGATAATGACTGAATTTGTATGGGACAGCCAATAGACTGATCCCACTCTTGTTCTGGTTTTAACTCATATAGAAGTAGCCCAAAAGATTAAGGTAACCTGAATAAAAACCATAGAAACTATTCAAGCAGACACCAGATGTGCTCACCTTAGGAAAGAATTCAGCTTTGTGTTTTCGTTATTGTGTAGTTTATCCAGAACTTGTTTCATTACCTTCTTCACCTCAGACTGTATTCTTAGTTCtgttgttaaaaagaaaaaagagaaaaattacatttgcaaaTCTAAATTGAGAATGATTTTGAGCCCCATTCCATTGATAGTCCACAGTGATAATACATATCATAAACCAAACACAGTTTTGAATATTGCTTTGACAACAAATGCATCATAAACTGTGTGATGAGAGAAGTTTAACACTGAGTTCTGCATGCGATCATCTGAACAAGATGCTGTTCCTGCTGTCTCTGTCTGAACTTGCTCACATTCCTGTGCTTTgaagtttctgttattttgctttgaattaGATGTGTTTCTAAACAACCTACATCTCTAATGTTTTGATGATCACAAATAATTCTAGTTATAAATCatccatcaaaaataatttaatttgcagctgagatctttaaaatgttactcaaTTTTAACTCAATTTTACTGCAGTGTGAGTTGGGTTGTGACaagcttttattcttttaattgcctgttgtcatttttatgaaGAATTACCTGGCAAAGATGCTGACATCCTGCGAAACCGTTTTGGTGTTGGTTCTCTTCTGTTAAACTCCTCCAGATCCAgctttctctttcctttttttgtattttcagacaaaaagaagagaaaaattatttaatggaTTTCTAActggtatttatttttgcaataagtCATGTATGTAAGAAACATGTAAGAAACTGTAATTCTCACCTCCATCACTTGTGGATGGCTGTACCTGAGAatgaacatatttatttaactgcTTTCGCATAACGTAATGggacaaacactttttatcttttgtaaTGTAGCAAAGAAATCATTATTTAGTTGACAGTAAAGAGTGATTTAGTATTTCTAGTAAAGCTTTTAAAAGCTAGATCTCTGAAGTTTTTAAAAGGCTTCAGTGATCATAATTACAGCTAAAAGGTAGAAGTGATCTTAACAACTCATATTCAATGTCCTTTTGTTCTCAGTTaataatgcagcatttttattttcatagtttcaCAACTGCCAAACCCTTAGGTCAAAGCacttaaaaagaagcaaattaaattataaaacgAGTGACATGATTTTGTTTCCTGTGAACAGAGGAAtacacttttttattgttgttttaatttttgctcACACTACTGTAAAATGAttcactttcattcatttttttggCCAACTGAGATTACCTTTCACTTACAAGTTATGCAGATTCTGGAAAGATAGACGTTTCattttgcttctatttttgctgaaaaaagaTAGTTGAGCCAATCTCGTTTCCATCTATGTTAAATTTCTAAACCTGAGGCTGATCAGAAGCAACGCCGTCAACAGAGCCACATGTGATGCAATGAAAAGATCCAATAAAAATTGGATCTTCCTCCAAAGACAGTCAGAACTACTGGTGTAAGGCTTGGACACATTTAATTATGAGGAATGAGTGTCTGATGTGACAGCATGTGGTTTAGGCTGCAGGAATATTAAGGAACATTGTAGTGTGTTTACACTCATTCCAGGGGAGAAGATATAAGGCTCCTTGTCTTTAGTTGGTGTGATGTGCAAAGACCCTGGatgacatatttaattaaaaacttaatgaaagattaattattttaaaaagttatttaaaataaaatacaaaccacTTTGTGTAAAACAGCCAGTTGTCCATTCAACATAGATAATTGAAATTTAGCTGAGGACAAAACTGTCATACTTACCTCAGCCTGaacagttgtgtttttctgctcctgttcaacctaaattaaataatgtagTGATATACGGATAAAACATTAATGTTAGAATTTCAATCcaactctgtgtttttgttgattaaTGTAAATAGCATTTAGCGTAATCTGTTGATCTTACTGGTAAAGATAAAGGCAATGTgtcttcatttctgttttgttcttcctgCAGAAAAGCACATTGATGTCATTTGCAAATGTCCAAGAATCCATAATATTATAGTCAGTGTTGTGACTGGTGATATATTTAATGTTACTTATAAGCACCTTGTAAAGGTTTGGGTGCAATCCAATATATTTACATGGGATGTGAATGGTGTGGTTAAGATGCACATGCATGTCATTTACTGTAGCAAATTACCTTTAACAGCCTcagtttctttctgaaatgtgcTCTTGGTCCCACTTTGGAAATCAGTTCTTCCACGTCTTGATCCTCAAGACAGAGCAGATATTTCTTGTCAACACCTTGTtctataatgaaaaaaaatgtagtttgtcaacaaaaagtgatgaaaataaaattttaaagatgaaaaaatgtttcataaagagTGGggataaaaatgtctttcactCAAAACGAAAAAGACCATAATTGGTCCCTACAACATCAGTAGTTGCAGAAATGTCTGATTTGAAATTGGATGCTTCTGTTTTCCCAAAAGGGTGTGTCAATGATTTCATCAGGGCCTAAGGTCACATTTAAATTTGCACTGAATCTTATTGACTATTTAAAAGCAAAGGCCATTGTTGTTGTGGT from the Gambusia affinis linkage group LG19, SWU_Gaff_1.0, whole genome shotgun sequence genome contains:
- the LOC122822049 gene encoding nuclear GTPase SLIP-GC-like, yielding MDDFVCKILNDWGLSEWIETFREQGVDKKYLLCLEDQDVEELISKVGPRAHFRKKLRLLKEEQNRNEDTLPLSLPVEQEQKNTTVQAEVQPSTSDGGKRKLDLEEFNRREPTPKRFRRMSASLPELRIQSEVKKVMKQVLDKLHNNENTKLNSFLRDKIKDLETDRRELVGVFGKTGAGKTSLINALIDERKLLPSGDVDACTSVMIKVEANMCNKKYEAHIEFITKEEWKDELWSVSQFQENTEDQKKEDEDDDYQDLAEKLSALYGEEWKQKSSKQLMDPKYFKKIPQFLQSTVKILSCETAKELSARLIKYTRTETNHGGEEGMKRWYWPLVKCVTVKVPHDFPQHITLVDLPGNGDRNKSRDTMWKGIVGNCSAVWIVTEINRAASEKESWEILNNVSSRIGNGGECRYIHFICTKSDDIEDSTDHSADLQAEIIRRNIKVKEAVRKEFNKLHKIKKHFSDDSFKVYTVSSKEFLKPKVLDPENTEIPELQDFLQNLNDSHSETVNYVSGAHGILSLIHGASLKKHPGKHTEVCEKLERNIALQLDRVQKAMERTFQVFEKCLCEGVERSKSLCENKLNNVLRPRGKSGSSYHSTLKSVFKNGGVHKPQKGKQINLNMKLTSFLTDSIDEEFRKTFPNERKCGSFNGVIDKFSLDTESLKEEYKDVELQLIFLKTEEEKLKKKLNKRIRYQKKIMYNSLIKTIEETMQKCYKTAAGYSGPGMLKKMKKTVSRHVHESKDTMFAKAKSVMLNHLLSLRVEILKTMNHTLNNSMDLSLRTYAPSIPDVSTELEMVKKIYSKLNNWSN